A segment of the Amia ocellicauda isolate fAmiCal2 chromosome 5, fAmiCal2.hap1, whole genome shotgun sequence genome:
TTTACCGCTGGTCATTTAACCATTGTTAACTTGTTAAGATATAAACCTGCAGGTCCGTTGCTCTCAAAGGCCCAGTGTTACAGTTATGCAGTAGGTCACAGTGCCCAATTGAGAATGATTTTGATGTCCCTCACTTCACAGTTACTTTAACTGCACCGCTCCCGGTATCCAGGCGTGTGGCGTGCCCCCCTCCTGCTGTGTCAACCCCCTGGAAAACGGCACGGTGTGGAACTCGCAGTGCGGACTGGGGGCCCAGCGGCTGGACGAGTTCTCGGCCCAGAGCGAAGTCTACCTGGGCGGGTGCTTGGGTGGCATCTCACGCTGGATTGGGCAACATACGGGCACTGTGGGTGCAGTGGGCATTGTGCTCCTGGGTGTTCAAGTCGTGAGCCTGTTCATTACCACCCACATGGTGGACAACATTCAGCAGAGCAAAGCATACTGGCAGGGTGACATGTGATTGCTCTCTAGCAGTCACTTACACAGTACTAAGAAAGGCAATGTTCTATTTATTAAAACACTTCAAGGTTTGTGAACACAAATAATATGTCATGGAAAGATATTTTATTGAAAACTCATCTTGCAATATAGAATCAGAAGGTGTTGGGACTCAGAAACCTGATTATACAGCccagcatttaaaataacaccAAAGAATCAAACTTAATCTGAGGGCTTTCTTCCTCACAGACACAATCAGAGCTGATTTCATGGAGCCAGATTAGTACTTGTCTTCGACTCAATGTAAGTTTAGGTAGGGTAGTCCAGGACTGGTGTCAGTCCTCGTCTGTGAAACCAACTGGCACCCATCATGGAAAGCttagtattgttttaaatacgTACTCCAGCCAGTAGAGGGAGAGTCTTGACTATTCCACACATGAAGAATACCAGTTTAACTAGCTAAACCTAGCTGTTGTGGTGCAGTGCTAGATAGTATCCTAGAAACACATTGCAGAAATatcattaaatgtttaataggTTATAAATAGCAAACTCTTTTGAACAAGTAATAAGAAATAGCTCTTCATTGGGATATGTTGTGGGTTTGATAAGATTAAAACAGGGAAGTAAGGATCAGTAAGGGTCATCAGTTTTCAGGCACTGCAGATAAAACGAAAGGTTGAGGACTAGACTATATCAGTTTCTTCTGTGTAGTACACATTCATGTAAAAGAGTAATTCAATTATCTTTGGCAAGTTGTATTTTGTAAAGAATATAATCACAATGTGTTTTATGTATACTAAAATTACTTTCTAAAGAACactgaaataaacacacagaaaatgaaGCAAGTTTAATTTTTCCCTCTTTTTTTCAAGCTTTATTTTCACTGGGTCCTGTAGAGAGGACATTAGTTCACTTTGGTTTCTGATGACATGGGACCACTGCCTTTGCTGAATCAAGGTCTGCATTGCCAGATCATTCTGACGtttacccacaatgcactgaTTTAAAGGTGTGCCTCTATTGTCAGCGgcagcacacaaaacacactggaTGCCAAACCAAACTAATCTCATTTTGGTATTCAGTGGCCTGAACCCACACATGAgaataggagaaaataaaagaaaaaaggacagATAAAGATTGAAAGGTTGGAGAGAAAATGTGCCCAAAAATACATTCAGTATTTCAGTACAAACTCATATGAAGAAAAGAAGCAAGCAGGGAAGCAAGTAGTGCAAAAAGGTGCCATCACTttgcataattatttttttatatctcctTATAATTCAAGCTGTATATCACAAATTCAGCTTAAGCTCAACAGAAGGTGATATATGGGTGATGCAGGAATATTTAGCTTTTCTTGAATTGGAAAAGGGcaaaatataattatgtaaAGGGATGGTGCAAAGTAAAGACAGATGTATTTAATGAAACAATatgtcataataaaataaaaaaagcacagaaaaaTGAAGAATCTAACATGGAAAAAGAGAAAGATAATGAAAGAGACAccctacaatacaatacaacacaatgTTAAATGAAATGTACAGGAAAGAATGACCATGCAATGGTAAAAGGAATGAGATGCAAATAAGCATGCAAGAAAACAAAGGCATGCAACACAATGATAACATGCACATGACAGTGAAATGAGATGAATGAAAATGCAAGCTTGAACACATAGTAACATGCAAGATAACCGTGCAATAAAAAGGAAGCCTGCcacatgagaaaaaaaacaacacttaaAATGAGCATGCAATGACAATAAGCTACAGAGCTACTCAATAGCTTGTGTAAACATGCAGACAACAGGAAAACAAGTCATGACGATGGGGCTACAGATGAATTCACAATGGAACAGAAAAGTATGTCAAAAAGAAAGGGTTGAAAACACTGAAACAGAGAGAAAATTATGAACACCGGGTTGACAAGGACTGTGCTTCTAATATAATAGCatggaaaagaaatgtaaacagGTGAGctcaagaaaaagaaacacaaaacaaatgcaacaaagATGAACTCAGCTTTATCAGCATCAGAAAATGTGAAACAAGACACGCTGCTTAACAGGCAAAAGCTACTCAGCCACTGAGTGACCTTGATAAAGACAGGTTTCATCAGGTTGTGTTACAGTACCAGGCTGGAGTGTTTACAAGCACCTGGTTGAAGCATGTCTGTCCACCTCTGTGTGTCTGGGAACACATTGCATTTTCACAAACAAGGATGTAAACATGGAGGTGCCCCATGTCACTTAGGGCACAatttatttaatagaaataaaaGATCACAAGAAAGACTATAGAAGCTTGGTAAATGCTGCTGTGACTGCCGCACATAGAGAAAGAAAGCATTTATCCCTGagtgtatgtttttttctgtattttataataaaaatcaataaacgaagagataataaaaataataatacattgataCAAAAGACAGAAGTAAGAAATTGAAACAGAAAAAATTAATAGAAGATacaaggaggaggagaaagagaagGGTTCAGTTTGAGTTTTCCGGGTGAAGAAATGGAACCCAGCACGGGGGTGTCTGCAGTGACTGAAGTGAAAGTTATGCTCTGCGATGGTCAGCAAATGTCCCAGATCTTAGTCCCACCTCTACAGGTcccagatatttttttttttctagcttGGGTGGGTTTTCAAGATGTTGGTGAAAACACTCGGCTCATGAAACAAATGCAAGATGTTTCATGGGTTTGTCTGCTTGTATTCTCACATGAGGCTGCGTCGCTTGCGTAAGTTTCACGTTTTGTTCCAAGAGATAAGAAGggtgaagagaagagaagagataAGATAAAAAGGGTGAAGAAGAGACGAGAAGAGAAGAGATAAGAAGggtgaagagaagagaagagaaagtTTAGGGCAGAGAGGATAGACTAAGATATGGATGTTGGCTGCTAGGCTGTACAAAAACAAGAGAAGTAGGCAGAAGTAGACTGCAGGTGACAGATGCCATTTATGTACAGAGATGCTAAGAGAATACTAGACTTGAGCAGAAATAAAGATTAATTctggcagaaaaaaaaaggcagaaacAATATAGGAAAGAGAGTTCTTagaatagaaatatatatttttttgtaagaaatgttctgttttcaatttttttgctcttttttttatagttttgtaGAATATATGTTTCTGTCCAGAAAGGACTAGGTGGGGTGTTGAACAGGGAAGAGGTGAGGAGTGAAATGTACAGAGGATTGTGGGCCAGCTGGAGGTCTCAGATGATGCCATACTGTGCCAGTTCATGGAGCTCCAGGTGACTGAAGGCCTCCCAGGGGCAGATGACAGTGATGTCTGCAAAGCAAAGCAACAGCTGTCAGCACAACTAACAACACTTTCTGAAGACTAGGGACTAAATCAAAATGTACCCACAAAATTACACCTCTGTACcctattgtgttttatttataaatggcaaaaagtggcttctgacaataaatttGATCATGATAGGTTGCATGTTTGTTATTTGCAATctgtgggtaggtcaaagttttgatctgGGCTACGCATAGGCTATCTGAAAAGCATAGGCCAGTGCAGGCTGAACTTGTCTACCGTGGGTGTGTTTCTATGAGTCAAAGTTTGCTGTACAATGGCATGAATTTGGTCACATCACACTGAATCAGCCGAAAGAAACTCACCTGTGCCCAAACCTTCCATTCCAGGAATGTCATCTCCGAATCtataaaaggaaaaggaaatatGGTTCTCAAACTTCCACATTCCACATGACagaaatattgtgtgtgtgccctgcATTCTAACCTTTCCTATGATTCCACCAAAGCCTAAGGAATATTGCCAAAGAATGAGCTGGACAGATGGTGATGCTTACCCCTGAACACCTTTCTTTGGGGGCTTGCTTTTGAATTGGCGGGTCTGCCTCTGCTTGAACTTGGGGGGTCCCTTGCGGGGTGTGGCTGGTCCACCAGTCACTCGGGTGGCTGACTTGACCTCGGACTTGGGGGGCTCCAGGTTCATTGTGGGGGCCGACGGTGGCTTTGCGGATGATGAGAGGGTGCGTTGAGGATGCCGTGCGCTTGCCGGCGTGGGTTTTGTTACGGTGGTGCCGAGTCACGTTCCTTGGATGTTATGGAGAGTTGCTGGTGTTTTTAAGTTGCTGGAACTGCAGAGAGGAGATggaagggggtgggggacaCAGAGTGAGTCGATGTTCTCATCTCGTCTCACAATCAAGGTCCTCTTGGTTTCACTTGAGGTGACCCAGTGCACCACAAACATCACACTGAGCTCGGTAGAGACACGTTATTCCTGTTTTGAGGAGTACCGAGCaggattaaaaatatatcaataagaAGAAATCCCAAGGAGGATTTTCTTTTGCAGTGTGATTGGCTGTGGCTTTTCCAAGGTGCCATGTATGACTGCGGTGGCGATGACCCACTTTATTTAATCCCCTCCAACAACCTTGCTCGATTTAATTAGCATCCCTCTGCTGTGCTATTGAGTGGGGATCAGTCGTAATCCCATTAGAACAAGGACACTGTGGAATATGCTGAACATAcagaaaagattttaaaatcctTCTAAAACTTGTAAACATATGCCCTCCATATTGATACACAGCGCACCAGAGTCAGAAAACAAACCTGCAAAACCTTATCTTTGAATATGTTGGTGAATGTATTATATGTTTTCTGTGTATCATTAGTAATAAAAAGATACTACAAACTAATTGATCATTTAGAAAAATAGATTtagattatcatcatcattactaGTGTTAGTAATAGCAGTACTGGCACATTTATTGATTGGTAATGCTTTTATGAAATTACTTTTAAGtttgttaattgttgttttagtaTCTTTTGTGCACAAATAACTGTGGTGCTACACTTGACAACTGAAGCTGGTTGATCATAGATATTGGGAGTTTTACTGCCATTCTGCAAGACATAACACAGTCCTTTAAGCATATGTAGGAAGTTTAGTATTTCATAACCTTCAATTGAGATTTTGCTTTAACCTGTTGATTTAATGCAACCTGATcacaaaaaaactgcaaaaaacaacaacagctggAAAAGTGTGGACTTATGCTTTGCTTCACCTGGACCCCATTTGAAGCTTTTAacagtacaatgcaacatttcaGGTAATTCACTGAAAACAACTGCCCATTAATTTCAGTCCAAAGCATCATTGCctaacagaagacaaaataaacgtCTTGAAAACAAACATCCTGAACAATATCATGTTCAACAATTGCAGACATTCGTGACTGAGGAAGATATAAGAAACCAGAAAAGATGTACGTTAAACAGTGATTATAAGTCAGTGGATTTAAGAGTAAAATGAATGACTATAAATCTTGTTAAGACCAGCTTTCTGGTTACGCTTACCTCAGATGCAGGTTAGATTTAgtttctgtctccccctcctctATGGCTCAGAGAGCTAGAGTCTCCCAGTTTGAATAAATGCTGCAGGCGAGATGTGCTGATGTGACAGAGCCACCTCTCTAAATCAGCTTAAGCCTCGTACCTGCTCCTCCTTCACAGCTGTGTGCCGACGGTAATCCAAACAGCACAGTATTTGAGAATTAAGTGTGCATCACTGCACTAACCTCAGGAGATATTAACCCCTATCTGCAGGGTCCGTCTGACTCAAATCTGCTGACATGGAAACATGTTGTCCCCACATATGATCCTTGAACATTATGGATTTCTGTGCCATTATGTCTTAGGTGACCACTTCCATTTAGTTCATATTGTTCCATCTCTATCCACTTATTAAGTTATCTATTTCCTTGCATATTCACTACGTTTAAATGACAGTCAAGAACTTCACAAATTGTCCAGAAAAATACCAGAAGATAATGCATCAGGAAAGCAACCAGATCGTTCCCTGATTTTTTCTAGTATCCTCTTATGTCATCTAGAGTCTACTTACAACCCATGTAATTTTATACAAGGGATTTGAATGGATTATGTCATTcaattattatcattgttttgTACAAGACAGAAACATCCACAAAACCTGCTCTAACAATTGTATCCGCTTAATGGAACATCaacattatcatttaatacattgttattatgtattattacagTGTCCTGACAGATGCACAAGTCACAGTGTaactttcctgtaaccctttcTCAATACTAAACTTACTACATATTTCTTTTAACTGGAAAATGGACACCTTGTGCCAAGAAGAGTTCATGGTTTCCTTCATAATGTGCTTGAGAAATAATGTTACAGACCTACAGCCATTGAAACATCAGAAGCATAAGGTACATAGCAAGGAACATACATTCAGTTTAATAAACTTCCAAAAGAAGAGGAAACACATCAGTATCTCCATTTAATTTAACCTAAGACAGTCTAACAGACTCCCTATACTTCAATTTCCTGCACATTTCCCTGACATCAGTATCCCCATCTCTCTGTGGGACACTTCTCAGcagtgtcacacacactgacagtggTAACTTGCAGAACAACTATAGATTCAACAGGAGATCTTAAATATGATCTAATTCAATACGGTTCAATAGTTTAATAGTGACTATGTTAATATTAATTCTCACTGATCACCCAAAATTTGTTCAAGGAAGAAAGACACAAAGCAGTAAGTAAAACGACTGCTTATAGTCCTTTCTATATACTCAATCTGcaatgaataattaaaaaatcagaGCAGTATGAAAAAACTAAATCCAAACTATTTATGCCttgtattcaaatatttaagATACCAAAAGTACAACACAGTTCCTTTCTGAAACCAACTGCCTCCTCTCTCTCAGCACCATCGTGCCCCCGTGTCTCCTCACTTACCGGTTATGTGGCGGTGACCATTTGCCAGACAAAGGCGAGAGCGTACCACGGCTCTCTCTGGCCGAGGCTTGTCTCTCTAAGCCAGGGTTGCTCTGAGTGTGGAGCCCAGCCTGGGTGCCTCTTATACCCGCTGCCACAGAGGGGATTAGGGCAAGAAGCCGTCAGTGCTGATCCACTGTCATCACTACTGATAACAACAATAGGGAACAgttggaggggtggggggtggaagTAGGGGGGGTTGGGTTGAAGGACACCATCCAGGGATTTAGTGTGGGGCTGAAAGCAAGGAACTCAGTCATGAATGGAAAGATTCAATCATGattacatcaaatcaatatcaCTTGAATATGGACAATATGTTTTCAAATGTGTGGATATAACATCAGTTGTTCAAAGAGAAAACCTAGATATTGCAAATGCGCATTATCTTATACTAAAGACTATGACAGGAAAAATAGTAATttggaaaatgtaatttcaaTGAATACTTGGTTGGTACTGTGAAGgaagtattattataattgtttttcccTCTATAAATCAGATTACCAATTTAAACAAAGGATGTCACCTTTTGAGAAAACACTGCTTTAAACTATTCTTTC
Coding sequences within it:
- the pde6gb gene encoding phosphodiesterase 6G, cGMP-specific, rod, gamma, paralog b, encoding MNLEPPKSEVKSATRVTGGPATPRKGPPKFKQRQTRQFKSKPPKKGVQGFGDDIPGMEGLGTDITVICPWEAFSHLELHELAQYGII